A genome region from Thermanaerothrix sp. includes the following:
- a CDS encoding translation initiation factor, whose translation MVKKKIPLQESVGDINSLGAALRSAGLELGPQSPGEGSQRKGKPSSEASAGKEKKDRVGLSASLSIRRKGLGGHQCTAVLVKGLSAEELKGLCKSLKTALGCGARVEEGEVLVQGDQRERLKAVLSRMGFRVSEG comes from the coding sequence ATGGTTAAGAAGAAGATCCCCCTGCAGGAGAGCGTGGGTGACATAAACAGCTTGGGAGCCGCGCTTCGATCCGCGGGGCTTGAGCTTGGCCCGCAGTCTCCAGGGGAGGGAAGTCAGAGAAAGGGAAAGCCCTCTTCGGAGGCTTCCGCGGGCAAGGAAAAGAAGGACAGGGTGGGGCTATCCGCGTCCCTGTCGATACGGAGGAAGGGCCTTGGGGGGCACCAGTGCACGGCGGTTCTGGTCAAGGGCCTTTCGGCGGAGGAGCTGAAGGGGCTTTGCAAGTCCCTCAAGACCGCCCTTGGGTGCGGCGCCAGGGTGGAGGAGGGGGAGGTTTTGGTTCAAGGGGATCAGCGGGAGCGCCTTAAAGCCGTGCTCTCCCGCATGGGGTTCAGGGTATCGGAGGGATGA
- a CDS encoding cobyric acid synthase, with amino-acid sequence MTRGLVLAAPGSSSGKTSLCAALAWAMGRRGAKVQTFKVGPDYIDPSYLSAASGRECWNLDGFLTPGLLPWIYRHASCGADVALVEGVMGLYDGLNPKGDFSTAWVAWELGLPVVLVLDCLNASPTLGAMAWGLVNAPGAPEIRGMILNRIAGPSHGEMVRAWLEPYHLPPVLGQVQRHERSLPSRHLGLCQAFEGPALMEAVRWMGESLDPSLLQALEGLAEEPKAGPLKEPSLGPLKALRNGRPLRVALARDRAFSFVYQSSLFALESMGAEIVPFSPVEEEIPEGVHGLILPGGYPEEHMDRLSLSPFIGSLRRAREAGMPTYGECGGMMVLGERMRDPAGRGASMGGLLRLGFDFKPRLQRFGYVECRLEKDCLVGGAGTLFRAHEFHYSFCEGPEEPLMEVRKASDGRSWRCGYGDARLFASYAHVDMLGEPHLAERFLSACALWAEGRQAARPKGSTPRVRKRGRALMVLGASSDAGKSFLATGLCRVFARRGLRVNPFKAQNMALNAFSTPWGEMGTAQAVQAEAAGVEPSPLHNPVLLKPMGDSVSQVIVKGRVLGHWSAGEYHRNLSEELFPLAAEALSELLSSSDLVVMEGAGSPAEMNLYHKDLVNLRMARFAEAFGILAADIERGGVFAALWGTLDLVHPMDRPFIGGLVVNRFRGDPSLFDQGVRFLEKRTGRPVLGVLPLIRDLSIPAEDSLNRRDFGQGELRAAVISLPRMSNFTDFDALGEDRCRVVFASHPGDIRGADLVIIPGTKTTLEDLRWLKAMGFPKAIGDALEDGAVVWGICGGYQMLGLSVEDPLGVEGGGFEEGLRLLPVRTVFRDHKVARPASAAVNGGFWLEGLKGACVKGYEIHAGETSLAEGGTAPLTVWDDGRGRPDGAFGLDGRVFGSYLHGLADDPVFRRALLNFIRRARGLPELRGEGLTGRAMRERRYDALADFLEERLRMDVIEGAVFPDG; translated from the coding sequence GTGACCAGGGGGCTAGTTCTGGCCGCCCCCGGCAGCTCCTCCGGGAAGACCTCCCTGTGCGCCGCCCTGGCGTGGGCCATGGGGAGGAGGGGCGCCAAGGTTCAAACCTTCAAGGTGGGGCCCGACTACATAGACCCCTCTTACCTTTCCGCCGCTTCGGGCCGGGAGTGCTGGAACCTGGACGGGTTCCTTACCCCCGGCCTTTTGCCTTGGATCTACAGGCACGCCTCCTGTGGGGCGGACGTGGCCCTGGTGGAAGGGGTGATGGGGCTCTACGACGGCTTGAACCCCAAGGGGGACTTCTCCACCGCATGGGTGGCCTGGGAGCTGGGGCTGCCGGTGGTGCTGGTGTTGGACTGTCTTAACGCCTCCCCCACCCTGGGGGCCATGGCCTGGGGGCTGGTGAACGCCCCGGGGGCCCCTGAGATCAGGGGCATGATACTGAACCGCATCGCAGGCCCATCCCACGGGGAGATGGTAAGAGCCTGGCTCGAACCCTATCACCTGCCCCCGGTGCTGGGGCAGGTCCAAAGGCACGAAAGATCCCTTCCATCAAGACACCTGGGGCTCTGCCAGGCCTTTGAAGGACCGGCCCTCATGGAGGCGGTCCGCTGGATGGGGGAGTCCCTGGACCCTTCCCTTTTGCAGGCCCTTGAGGGGCTGGCGGAGGAGCCCAAGGCAGGGCCCCTCAAGGAGCCGAGCCTTGGGCCGCTAAAGGCCCTTCGGAACGGAAGGCCCCTTAGGGTGGCCCTTGCCAGGGACCGGGCCTTCTCGTTCGTCTACCAAAGCTCCCTCTTCGCCCTTGAGTCCATGGGGGCTGAGATAGTCCCCTTCAGCCCCGTTGAAGAGGAGATACCCGAGGGCGTCCATGGCCTGATCCTCCCGGGTGGGTATCCGGAGGAGCACATGGACCGGCTCTCGCTGTCGCCGTTCATTGGTTCCCTGCGTCGGGCAAGGGAGGCTGGGATGCCCACCTACGGCGAGTGCGGGGGCATGATGGTGCTTGGGGAGCGCATGAGGGACCCCGCGGGGCGCGGCGCTTCCATGGGGGGGCTTCTTAGGCTTGGCTTCGATTTCAAGCCCCGGCTTCAGCGTTTCGGCTACGTGGAGTGCCGACTTGAGAAGGACTGCCTCGTGGGCGGCGCTGGGACGCTTTTCCGGGCCCACGAGTTCCACTACTCCTTCTGCGAGGGGCCGGAGGAGCCGCTCATGGAGGTCCGGAAGGCCTCGGACGGGCGCTCCTGGCGGTGCGGGTACGGGGATGCGCGGCTTTTCGCCTCTTACGCCCACGTGGACATGCTGGGAGAGCCGCATCTGGCGGAGCGTTTCCTTTCGGCCTGCGCCTTGTGGGCCGAAGGGCGTCAAGCAGCCAGGCCTAAGGGGTCGACCCCAAGGGTTAGGAAGAGGGGCCGGGCGCTCATGGTGCTGGGGGCCTCCAGCGACGCTGGCAAGAGCTTCCTGGCCACGGGGCTTTGCCGGGTGTTCGCAAGGCGGGGCCTTAGGGTGAACCCCTTCAAGGCCCAGAACATGGCGCTCAACGCCTTCTCAACCCCCTGGGGGGAGATGGGGACCGCCCAGGCGGTTCAGGCCGAGGCGGCGGGGGTGGAGCCCTCGCCGCTGCACAACCCGGTGCTGTTAAAGCCCATGGGGGACTCGGTTAGCCAGGTGATAGTGAAGGGTAGGGTGCTTGGCCACTGGTCTGCCGGGGAGTACCACCGTAACCTCTCGGAGGAGCTCTTCCCCCTGGCGGCGGAGGCCTTGTCGGAGCTCTTGTCCAGCTCCGACCTGGTAGTGATGGAGGGGGCCGGGAGCCCCGCGGAGATGAACCTGTACCATAAGGACCTGGTGAACTTGAGGATGGCCCGTTTCGCCGAGGCCTTCGGCATCCTGGCGGCGGACATAGAGCGGGGGGGCGTTTTCGCCGCCCTGTGGGGCACCTTGGACCTTGTGCACCCCATGGACAGGCCCTTTATAGGCGGGCTGGTGGTGAACCGCTTCAGGGGGGATCCGTCGCTTTTTGACCAGGGGGTCCGTTTCCTTGAGAAGAGGACCGGAAGGCCGGTTCTTGGGGTGCTGCCCCTGATTAGGGATCTCTCAATACCCGCCGAGGACAGCCTGAACCGCCGGGACTTCGGCCAAGGGGAGCTTAGGGCGGCGGTCATATCGCTTCCCAGGATGTCCAACTTCACGGACTTCGACGCCCTTGGGGAGGACCGGTGCCGGGTGGTCTTCGCCTCCCATCCGGGGGACATAAGGGGGGCGGACCTGGTGATAATACCCGGCACCAAGACCACCCTGGAGGACCTGCGGTGGCTCAAGGCCATGGGTTTCCCCAAGGCCATAGGGGATGCGTTGGAGGACGGCGCCGTGGTTTGGGGCATATGCGGCGGCTACCAGATGCTGGGGCTCTCGGTGGAGGACCCCCTTGGGGTCGAGGGGGGCGGCTTCGAGGAGGGCCTTAGGCTTCTGCCGGTGAGGACCGTTTTCAGGGACCACAAGGTGGCCCGTCCGGCGTCCGCGGCGGTGAACGGCGGCTTCTGGCTTGAGGGGCTCAAGGGGGCTTGTGTGAAGGGCTACGAGATCCACGCCGGTGAGACCTCGCTCGCGGAAGGAGGGACAGCTCCCCTCACCGTATGGGATGACGGTAGGGGCCGTCCCGACGGGGCCTTTGGGCTTGATGGCCGGGTCTTCGGCAGCTACCTGCACGGCCTTGCGGACGACCCGGTGTTCCGGCGGGCCCTTTTGAACTTCATAAGGCGCGCCCGCGGGCTCCCGGAGCTCCGCGGGGAGGGGCTTACCGGCAGGGCCATGAGGGAGAGGCGCTACGACGCCTTGGCGGACTTCCTGGAGGAACGGTTGAGGATGGATGTGATAGAGGGGGCGGTGTTCCCTGATGGTTAA
- the speE gene encoding polyamine aminopropyltransferase: MEVRPKRLNEMWLFEEQTHNMKLGLRMTQVLRNIKSQYQDLLVVETPEYGKVMVLDGAIQVTERDEFCYHEMMSHLALCSHPNPEKVLIVGGGDGGTLREVLRHDSVKEAYLVDIDEEVIRAAKDFFPSLSCAMDDPRARVLPMDALKFIEDNKEAFDVVIVDSTDPVEFAAGLFEAPFYANVHRSLREDGFIVCQTESPFSDPHVVTGAYEALRQVFKVVKLAVGFMPTYPTGFWTYGIGTKGFDPQEIRRPAPEGTRYYSHEIHRAAFVLPPFLKAMLG; encoded by the coding sequence ATGGAAGTTCGTCCCAAGAGGCTTAACGAGATGTGGCTCTTTGAGGAGCAGACCCACAACATGAAGCTGGGGCTTCGGATGACCCAGGTCTTGAGGAACATAAAATCCCAGTACCAGGACCTGCTGGTGGTTGAGACCCCCGAGTACGGCAAGGTGATGGTGCTGGACGGGGCCATCCAGGTGACCGAGCGGGATGAGTTCTGCTACCACGAGATGATGAGCCACCTGGCCCTGTGTTCCCACCCCAACCCGGAGAAGGTGCTCATAGTGGGGGGCGGCGACGGGGGGACCTTGCGGGAGGTGCTCCGGCACGACTCCGTCAAGGAGGCCTACCTGGTGGACATAGACGAGGAGGTAATAAGGGCCGCCAAGGACTTCTTCCCCTCCCTGAGCTGCGCCATGGATGATCCCAGGGCCCGGGTGCTCCCAATGGATGCCCTCAAGTTCATCGAGGACAACAAGGAGGCCTTCGACGTGGTGATAGTGGACAGCACCGACCCGGTGGAGTTCGCCGCGGGGCTCTTCGAGGCACCCTTCTACGCCAACGTCCACCGGTCCCTCCGGGAGGACGGGTTCATAGTCTGCCAGACCGAGTCGCCCTTCTCGGACCCCCACGTGGTGACCGGGGCCTACGAGGCCCTGAGGCAGGTCTTCAAGGTCGTTAAGCTGGCGGTGGGCTTCATGCCCACGTATCCAACCGGTTTCTGGACCTACGGCATAGGCACCAAGGGCTTTGACCCCCAGGAGATCCGGCGCCCCGCTCCCGAGGGCACCCGTTACTACTCCCACGAGATCCACAGGGCCGCCTTCGTGCTGCCCCCGTTCCTGAAGGCCATGCTGGGGTAG
- a CDS encoding HD-GYP domain-containing protein — protein sequence MTSFKWLFVRWFWFFASLGAFMLFLQGAYLFRSALRDQQRNAWNATESMASNLVRHLDSELVKASYIAAAPYKAETYFPEVELLVRILEDQAEEPFRGYIPHGVRLRELDRLRGVWEVSSLYNPDGYPQFVTVRELEGSEYLVGIRMDENALGFKGSSLVLPVLAGEDGRVIWAEDGPFGRYFSIRGWIDRRMLNCESWSRGRIDDGRAYWAKCFRVQGMRLLVVVPEGEILVKVLSGSAVPIAMSFMMLGILFLFYRLWKNQVMPDVKDMTDFFEKMERDLSTIRCPEDLSQVIDALSQDVERRKSRCNLEELHSVLSGLGAAMRVLWSQQEEINAFGEEVAAMNASLAESNDILRKREQIWGQTLQVAKLVRSGYQAPDEVGRIAETIREMLSAFGVVVDRLEGDTLIPVAYSGYEEGLPPEPVNVHSSLIGRAVKEGLIWAEDVRSEAGYLTLHEAVVTEVAMGLSHMGRPVGGLTVSFTERRKRDEAMLETLIPVASVLAGFLDASKSRQEIRESYYYLAQKLQEITGIYHNETEEHLSRIGAYVTRIARDLGRSPQEVEDMGIFARLHDIGKLKVPHHVLSKPSGLTSEEFEMVKRHTVWGAEIIGDAEWLAMARRVCLTHHEKWDGSGYPFGLSGQQIPWEGRVMALADIYDALRSNRSYKRGFSHEEAVRVILMGDGRTRPEHFAPEVLEWFRQNHEVMGSIFDRFRDREE from the coding sequence TTGACGTCATTTAAGTGGCTTTTCGTCCGTTGGTTCTGGTTCTTCGCCTCCCTTGGGGCCTTCATGCTGTTCCTCCAGGGGGCTTATCTTTTCCGGTCCGCCCTGCGGGACCAGCAGAGGAACGCCTGGAACGCCACGGAGAGCATGGCGTCAAACCTGGTTCGGCACCTTGACTCGGAGCTGGTGAAGGCCTCCTACATAGCTGCGGCGCCCTACAAGGCGGAGACCTACTTTCCGGAGGTGGAGCTACTCGTGCGGATCCTCGAGGATCAGGCGGAGGAGCCCTTTAGGGGATATATCCCTCACGGGGTGCGCCTTCGGGAGCTGGACCGGCTGAGGGGCGTCTGGGAGGTGTCCAGCCTTTACAACCCCGACGGGTACCCTCAGTTCGTCACCGTGCGGGAGCTGGAGGGGTCCGAGTACCTGGTGGGCATCAGGATGGACGAGAATGCCCTGGGCTTCAAGGGGTCGTCGTTGGTCCTGCCGGTGCTGGCGGGGGAGGACGGCCGGGTCATATGGGCGGAGGATGGTCCCTTCGGAAGGTACTTCTCCATCCGGGGCTGGATTGACAGGAGGATGCTTAACTGCGAATCCTGGTCTAGGGGCAGGATAGACGACGGCAGGGCCTACTGGGCCAAGTGCTTCCGGGTTCAGGGGATGCGGCTTTTGGTGGTGGTGCCCGAAGGGGAGATACTGGTGAAGGTCCTGTCCGGTTCCGCGGTGCCCATCGCCATGTCCTTCATGATGCTTGGCATACTGTTCCTCTTCTACAGGCTTTGGAAGAACCAGGTGATGCCGGACGTGAAGGACATGACGGACTTCTTTGAGAAGATGGAGCGGGACCTCTCGACCATACGGTGTCCCGAGGACCTGTCCCAGGTCATAGACGCCCTGTCCCAGGACGTGGAAAGGCGCAAGTCCCGCTGCAACCTTGAGGAGCTTCACTCGGTGCTTTCGGGCCTTGGGGCCGCCATGAGGGTATTGTGGTCCCAGCAGGAGGAGATAAACGCCTTTGGCGAAGAGGTGGCCGCCATGAACGCCTCCCTGGCGGAGTCCAACGACATACTTCGCAAGCGGGAGCAGATATGGGGGCAGACCCTGCAGGTGGCGAAGCTTGTCCGTTCGGGCTACCAGGCCCCCGACGAGGTGGGTCGCATAGCGGAGACCATAAGGGAGATGCTTTCGGCCTTCGGGGTGGTGGTGGACCGCCTGGAGGGGGACACCCTGATACCGGTGGCTTACAGCGGATACGAAGAAGGGCTTCCCCCGGAGCCGGTGAACGTCCACTCGTCCCTCATAGGCCGGGCGGTGAAGGAAGGCCTAATATGGGCGGAGGACGTGAGGAGTGAAGCCGGGTACCTGACCCTTCACGAGGCGGTGGTGACCGAGGTGGCCATGGGGCTGTCCCACATGGGCCGTCCCGTTGGAGGGCTCACGGTGAGCTTCACCGAGAGGCGCAAGAGGGACGAGGCCATGTTGGAGACCTTGATACCCGTGGCGTCGGTGCTTGCGGGGTTCCTTGACGCCAGCAAGTCCCGGCAGGAGATCCGGGAGTCCTACTATTATCTGGCCCAGAAGCTACAGGAGATAACCGGCATATACCACAACGAGACCGAGGAGCACCTAAGCCGCATAGGCGCCTACGTGACCCGCATAGCCAGGGACCTGGGGCGCAGCCCCCAGGAGGTGGAGGACATGGGGATCTTTGCCAGGCTCCACGACATAGGCAAGCTCAAGGTGCCCCACCATGTGCTCTCCAAGCCGTCGGGGCTTACGTCGGAAGAGTTCGAGATGGTGAAGCGCCATACCGTTTGGGGGGCGGAGATAATAGGCGACGCGGAGTGGCTCGCCATGGCGCGCCGGGTATGCCTCACCCACCACGAGAAGTGGGACGGCAGCGGCTATCCCTTCGGCCTTTCGGGGCAGCAGATCCCCTGGGAGGGTAGGGTGATGGCATTGGCGGACATATACGACGCGTTGAGGTCCAACCGGTCGTACAAGAGGGGCTTCTCCCACGAGGAGGCGGTGAGGGTAATACTTATGGGCGACGGCAGGACCCGGCCGGAGCACTTCGCCCCGGAGGTGCTGGAGTGGTTCCGGCAGAACCACGAGGTGATGGGCAGCATCTTCGACCGCTTCAGGGACCGGGAGGAATGA
- a CDS encoding zinc ABC transporter substrate-binding protein, translated as MPAWGHDKRLTVLCPVEPLSYLARRVGGDRVKVVTLIPKGADPHSFEMRPSHARAISQVDVMFYLGLPLEESLLPKLESSKVRVAPLKFSKLKGHHHGEDAGHGESFDPHAWNSLSNGRSMAVSMAETLKALDPANGAVYDANLASLLKDMDRLDREISTLLSPFKGRAVLAYHPAWNYFCAERGIIPLAVESRGMEARPKELAKLREEVRRRGIRVMFVQPSASGPASKATASMLKVKPVELDPLEGDWFKMMQKTARAFAEALKGR; from the coding sequence ATGCCCGCGTGGGGCCACGACAAGAGGCTCACGGTGCTCTGTCCTGTGGAGCCCCTGTCCTACCTGGCCCGCCGGGTGGGGGGTGACCGGGTAAAGGTGGTGACCTTGATACCCAAGGGGGCGGACCCCCATTCCTTCGAGATGCGCCCAAGCCACGCCAGGGCCATATCCCAGGTGGACGTGATGTTTTACCTGGGGCTCCCGTTGGAGGAGTCGCTCCTTCCGAAGCTCGAGTCCAGCAAGGTACGGGTGGCGCCCCTTAAGTTCTCAAAGCTCAAAGGGCACCACCATGGGGAAGACGCGGGGCATGGCGAGTCCTTCGACCCCCACGCCTGGAACTCGCTCTCCAACGGAAGGTCCATGGCGGTCTCCATGGCGGAGACGTTGAAGGCCTTAGACCCGGCCAACGGGGCGGTCTACGACGCCAACCTGGCGTCTTTGCTTAAGGACATGGACCGGCTTGACCGGGAGATCTCAACCCTCCTCTCCCCATTCAAGGGGCGGGCGGTGCTGGCCTACCACCCGGCGTGGAACTACTTCTGCGCCGAGAGGGGCATTATTCCCCTTGCGGTGGAGTCCCGGGGGATGGAGGCAAGACCAAAGGAGCTGGCCAAGCTGCGGGAGGAGGTGCGCCGGCGGGGCATAAGGGTCATGTTCGTCCAGCCCTCCGCCTCTGGCCCCGCTTCAAAGGCCACCGCCTCCATGCTCAAGGTAAAGCCCGTGGAGCTGGACCCTTTGGAGGGGGACTGGTTTAAGATGATGCAGAAGACCGCCAGGGCCTTCGCGGAGGCCCTGAAGGGGAGGTGA
- a CDS encoding ZIP family metal transporter produces MEGLGLLEMPWVEWFKALPPYLQALLGGALTWGLTAVGAAMAFIGANPSRKMLDAMLGFSGGVMIAASFWSLLSPAIEMSQELGLTPWLPPAAGFLGGALFLRLLDFLLPHIHPALKGGQPEGIRSNLRKTTLLVLAITLHNIPEGLAFGVAFGAAGLSSATLSGALALTLGIGLQNLPEGLAVSMPLRSAGFSRGPAFFFGQLSAVVEPIFAAIGALSVESMRMGLPYALSFAAGAMIYVVVEEVIPESQSEDNGDLATMGLVLGFICMMILDVALG; encoded by the coding sequence ATGGAAGGGTTGGGTCTCCTTGAGATGCCCTGGGTTGAATGGTTCAAGGCCCTTCCGCCTTACCTGCAGGCCCTGTTAGGGGGGGCCCTCACCTGGGGCCTCACCGCCGTGGGCGCCGCCATGGCCTTCATCGGCGCCAACCCGTCAAGGAAGATGCTGGACGCGATGCTGGGCTTCTCCGGCGGGGTAATGATAGCCGCCAGCTTCTGGTCCCTGCTCTCCCCCGCCATAGAGATGTCCCAGGAGCTCGGGCTCACACCGTGGCTTCCCCCCGCGGCGGGGTTCCTTGGAGGGGCCCTATTCCTTCGGCTTCTGGACTTCCTGCTGCCCCACATCCACCCGGCCCTCAAGGGGGGACAGCCGGAGGGCATCAGGTCCAACTTGAGGAAGACCACCCTGCTGGTTCTGGCCATAACCCTTCACAACATACCGGAGGGGCTGGCCTTCGGGGTGGCCTTCGGCGCCGCGGGCCTTTCCTCCGCCACCCTTTCGGGGGCCCTGGCGCTCACCCTGGGCATAGGGCTTCAGAACCTGCCGGAGGGCCTGGCGGTTTCAATGCCCCTAAGAAGCGCCGGGTTCTCCAGGGGGCCAGCGTTCTTCTTCGGTCAGCTCTCCGCGGTGGTGGAGCCCATCTTCGCCGCCATAGGGGCCCTATCGGTGGAGTCCATGCGGATGGGGCTTCCCTACGCCCTCTCCTTCGCCGCGGGGGCCATGATATACGTGGTGGTGGAGGAGGTCATACCGGAGTCCCAGTCGGAGGACAACGGGGACCTTGCCACCATGGGATTGGTGTTGGGCTTCATCTGCATGATGATCCTTGACGTGGCGCTGGGATAA
- a CDS encoding precorrin-8X methylmutase, producing the protein MVPLNYDRNPASIERRSISLIRQVLSSYSIPQSMMPVAERVVHAGADFSLGNLLSASPGWLEGAKRALKDAKVFCDVDMVRSGLSRKYLSHLNLEPVCLIHQHCTAATSAACGITRAMASVDMAVQMGIRVFAFGNAPTGLFRLLELMEQGFEPLFVAAFPVGFVGAAESKELILKSGVPCVALRGPRGGSNLCAAALNAVMRLCLGEEDQIR; encoded by the coding sequence ATGGTGCCCCTTAACTACGACAGAAACCCCGCCTCCATCGAAAGACGCAGCATCTCCCTGATCCGCCAGGTCTTAAGTTCCTACTCCATACCCCAATCCATGATGCCCGTGGCGGAGAGGGTGGTACACGCGGGAGCGGACTTCTCCCTGGGAAACCTGCTGTCCGCAAGCCCCGGTTGGCTTGAAGGGGCCAAGAGGGCGCTTAAGGACGCCAAGGTGTTCTGCGACGTGGACATGGTGCGTTCGGGCCTTTCAAGGAAATACCTTTCGCATCTGAACCTGGAGCCGGTGTGCCTCATCCACCAGCACTGCACCGCCGCCACAAGCGCCGCCTGCGGCATAACCCGCGCCATGGCGTCGGTGGACATGGCAGTTCAAATGGGGATCCGGGTCTTCGCCTTCGGCAACGCCCCCACGGGCCTTTTCAGGCTCCTGGAACTTATGGAACAGGGCTTCGAACCCCTGTTCGTGGCGGCGTTTCCCGTGGGATTCGTGGGAGCCGCGGAGAGCAAGGAGCTCATCCTAAAGAGCGGGGTTCCCTGCGTGGCTTTAAGGGGGCCCAGGGGAGGGTCAAACCTGTGCGCCGCGGCGCTCAACGCCGTGATGAGGCTGTGCCTTGGGGAGGAAGACCAGATCCGATGA
- a CDS encoding sirohydrochlorin cobaltochelatase: protein MVYVKYVRTVQALILALTLCVLGVFQGHHGAFASEGHTVEKKNAVLVVAFGSSMPEGQRAIDAVVKSVKDAFPDTEVRLSFTSRIIMRKLAKEGKVFLDPISALAKLHNDGYTNVAVLSTHVIPGEEYEDLSATVGAFRYLKEHGTKSGFEGISLSKPLLWSPEDYQRVAGILERAFPRVEGRGVVLMGHGSPHPAEGAYARLQTVLQRKRHDFAVGTVEGTPSLEDVTALLKHNRVKRAVLAPLMLVAGDHAHNDMAGDEEDSWVNSLAKEGIKAEAHLKGLGENPEIRALLVEHLKEAAREAGF from the coding sequence GTGGTTTACGTGAAGTACGTGAGGACGGTTCAGGCTTTGATCTTGGCGCTGACCCTGTGCGTTTTGGGGGTTTTCCAGGGCCATCACGGGGCCTTCGCTTCGGAGGGACACACGGTGGAGAAGAAGAACGCGGTGCTGGTGGTGGCCTTCGGCAGCTCCATGCCGGAGGGGCAGCGGGCCATAGACGCGGTGGTGAAGTCCGTCAAGGACGCGTTCCCCGACACGGAGGTGCGGCTCTCCTTCACCAGCCGCATCATCATGCGGAAGCTGGCCAAGGAGGGCAAGGTGTTCCTGGACCCCATAAGCGCCTTGGCCAAGCTCCACAACGACGGCTACACCAACGTGGCGGTGCTGTCTACCCACGTGATACCAGGTGAGGAGTACGAGGACCTCTCCGCCACGGTGGGGGCCTTCCGGTACCTCAAGGAGCACGGCACCAAGAGCGGCTTTGAGGGCATCTCCCTGAGCAAGCCCCTGCTGTGGTCCCCGGAGGACTACCAGCGGGTGGCCGGGATCCTGGAGAGGGCCTTCCCCCGGGTGGAAGGCAGGGGCGTGGTGCTGATGGGGCACGGGTCCCCGCACCCGGCGGAAGGGGCTTACGCCCGGCTTCAGACGGTGCTCCAGCGCAAGCGGCACGACTTCGCGGTGGGCACCGTGGAGGGGACTCCCTCCCTTGAGGACGTAACGGCCCTCCTCAAGCACAACCGCGTCAAGAGGGCGGTGTTGGCGCCGCTCATGCTGGTGGCGGGGGACCACGCCCACAACGACATGGCGGGAGACGAGGAGGACTCCTGGGTGAACTCCCTGGCCAAGGAGGGCATAAAGGCTGAGGCGCACCTCAAGGGGCTTGGGGAGAACCCGGAGATCCGGGCCCTGCTTGTGGAGCACCTCAAGGAAGCCGCCAGGGAGGCGGGCTTCTAG
- a CDS encoding ABC transporter substrate-binding protein: MEGSVKPLTANHAGRRPRRLPERALTGAILLTFLSFLWLPLGAVSYGKPLSITDDAGRTVALKEAPKRIVSLYPAHSENLLALGLKDRMVGIAQGDDGELFKGVPKLPLRPDPEAILRLKPDLVLVRSLQLSMQPNLLDRISPFVAVAGLDPPSPDGLESYIIRLGVITGREAKARSKLREALNTLEQSRRRNHRSRKGAFLVVNSKDITTCSPGSWAYRLMEATGLSPAAEDPTPTSEGSAVARFGPERLLMLDKKVDVILVQQGPMNHGGAAEFLSDPRFSPMRAVKQGNVFQVDEKMISRPSLLRLNGAIKVLEGIGRKAR; encoded by the coding sequence TTGGAAGGAAGTGTTAAACCCTTGACCGCCAACCATGCCGGGCGCCGCCCAAGACGCCTTCCAGAACGGGCCTTAACCGGCGCCATCCTGTTGACCTTTTTATCGTTCCTGTGGCTGCCGTTGGGGGCTGTCTCCTACGGGAAACCCCTTTCGATCACCGACGACGCGGGAAGGACGGTAGCCCTTAAGGAAGCTCCAAAGCGGATAGTGTCCCTGTACCCCGCCCACAGCGAGAACTTGCTGGCATTAGGCCTCAAGGACCGCATGGTAGGCATAGCCCAGGGGGACGACGGGGAGCTCTTCAAGGGCGTTCCAAAGCTTCCCCTAAGGCCCGATCCGGAGGCCATACTGCGCCTCAAGCCGGACCTGGTGCTCGTAAGGTCCCTCCAGCTATCCATGCAGCCCAACCTGCTTGACAGGATCAGCCCCTTCGTGGCGGTGGCGGGGCTGGACCCGCCGTCCCCTGACGGCCTTGAGAGCTACATAATCCGCCTTGGCGTCATAACGGGCAGGGAGGCAAAGGCCCGCTCGAAGCTGCGGGAGGCCCTAAACACCCTTGAGCAGTCCCGGCGCAGGAACCACCGTTCCCGCAAGGGGGCTTTCCTGGTGGTAAACTCCAAGGACATCACCACCTGCTCCCCCGGCAGCTGGGCCTATCGTCTGATGGAGGCCACGGGGCTCTCCCCAGCGGCGGAGGACCCAACGCCCACATCCGAAGGAAGCGCGGTGGCCCGCTTCGGCCCAGAGAGGCTCCTCATGCTGGACAAAAAGGTGGACGTAATACTGGTTCAACAAGGCCCCATGAACCACGGAGGGGCGGCGGAGTTCCTCTCGGACCCCCGGTTCTCCCCCATGAGGGCGGTCAAACAGGGGAACGTGTTCCAGGTGGACGAGAAGATGATATCCCGCCCCTCCCTGCTGCGGCTTAATGGGGCCATAAAGGTCCTGGAGGGCATAGGGAGGAAGGCCCGCTGA